CGTACGCGGGCGCGTAGCCCTCGTTGACGTTGACCGTGCCGGTGCGCAGCCGGGCCGCGACCTCCCGGCCGCGCCGCCCGTCCTTCGTCCAGACGGACGAATTGAGGCCGTACGGCGTGGCGTTGACGAGCCGGACGGCCTCGTCCTCGTCCTTGAACCGGTAGAGGGAGACGACGGGCCCGAAGGTCTCCTCGGTGCATACGGCCATGGGGGCTTCCACCCCGTCGAGGATGGTGGGCTCGAAGAAGTACGGGCCGATGTCCGGGCGGGCAACGCCGCCGGCCACCACCGTGGCCCCCTTCGCGACCGCTTCCTCCACGTGCCGGGTCACGGTCTCCAGCTGCCGGTCCCCCACGAGCGAGCCCATGTCGGCGCCGTACGAAAGGGACTTGCCGAGCCGCATCGCCTTGGTGCGGGCGGCGAACCGCTCCGCGAACGCGTCGGCGATGGACTCGTGGACGTACAACCGCTCGATGGAGATGCAGAGTTGACCGGCGGAGGAGAAGCACGCGCGGACGGCACCGGCGGCCGCCTTGTCGATGTCGGCGTCCGCCAGGACCACCATGGCGTTCTTGCCGCCGAGTTCGAGGGAGACGCCGACGAGCCGGGCGGCGGCGCCCTGCGCGACCTCGCGCCCGGTCCGGGTCGACCCGGTGAAGGAGACATAGTCGGCGTACTTGACCAGCTCGGGCCCAACAACCGGCCCGTCGCCGATGACCACCTGGAAGACCTCGGCGGGCAGCCCGGCCTCGATGAGCAGGTCGCGCGCCCACAGGGCGGTGAGGCAGGTCTCGGTGTCCGGCTTCATGACGACGGCGTTGCCCGCGACGAAGGCGGGCAGCGCGTCGCCGACGGACAGTTCGAGCGGGTAGTTCCAGGGCGCGATCTGGCCGACGACGCCGCGCGGGTGGCGCAGCTCGGTGACGCGCGTGAGCGTGGGCATGGCACCGGCGTGCCGCTTGGGCCGCAGATAGGCGGAGGCCCGGCGGCCGTAGTGCCGGGCGGCGACGGCGACGGCCTGCACTTCCTCGTGCGCGTGCAGCCGCGCCTTGCCCGTCTCCAGCTGGATCAGGTCCAGTACCTCGGCCTGCCGGGCGAGCACCAGGTCATGGAAGCGCAGGAGCACGGCGGCGCGCTCCCGTACGGAGGTCGCGCCCCAGCCGACCTGCGCCGTACGGGCCCGCTCGAACGCCGTGGCGACGTCCTCGGGCGTGGACTCGGGCAGATCGGCCAGCTTCTCCCCGGTGAACGGCGTGTGATTGGCCGTACGACCGGAACCGACCACCCCCTTCGTGAGCTGGGCCACCAGCTCGGGCGTCACCACGTCGGCGGCGGTGCGGGCGCCCGCGGGGGCCGGCGCGAGGGGGTTGGTACCGGTCTGTGCCTGGGTCGCGGCCTGCGAGTCCGTCGAGTCCTTCATGAGGGGGAGAGTATGCCGGGGCGGCCGGTTTGGGTACCCGCCGGTAACGCGCTTTCACGCTCCCCCCACACCCCGCCAGCGATCACTGGCAACAAACCCGCTGATCAGGGGGTTGGGGGTGCGAGGGTCACGGGTTGATCACTCGCGGACGATCTCGGGCCCGATCCCATGCCCGATCTTGTGACCGGCTTCCTCGGCGTCCGGGCGTGCGGCGAACCCCGAGGTGTCGAGCTCGAAGTCGAACGGCACGGGCACGTGCAGCGGTTCCCCGAAGGGGACGGTGGTCCGCGACCGGTACCCCTTCTCGGAGGGGTCCCAGAACGCGGTGACCTCCTCCACCTGCATGTCGAGCACCAGGTACACGGGCACGACCCGCCCGTAGGTGTCCAGCTTGTCGAGCCAGTCGGCGTCTTTGGTCGAGTCGGAGGTCAGCTCGGCCACCAGGGAAAGAGCCGAACCGTCGGCGTGACGGCCCTGGGCGTCGAAGGCGGCTTCGTCAGCAACGAAGAGATCCGGCCCGAGACCGCGCCCGGAAGGGGGAAACACGAACAGAAACGGCGATGTCTCCGTGACGTGCCCCTGCGGGGCATGCGCCTCGACTTGCGTGCGCAGCCTGCGCATCGGACGCAGATAGCGCAACTTCGACCACGGCGACACGACGATCTTCCCCCGGATGAGCTCGGCCTTGTAGCCGTCAGGTGTGTCCAGTTCCTCGACGATCCGGAGCATGTCCTCGAAGGCTCCGGACGGAGGAGCGTCTATGGCTGTCGGACGCTCACTCATGGTGGTCACCGCGGTCCTCCGCTGATTACAGGGCGTGTCGCTGTCTCCACGGTATCGTCGCGCCGTTCCCGACGCCCGCCGCCCAGCCGCCCTCATGCGACGGCGGCGCCGTCGGCGGGGTGCGGCCCCAGCTCGCACCACAGCAGCTTGCCGCTCTGCCCGAAGAGATCGTCCCCGAGCGGGTAGCCGCCCCACGCGTCCGCGTAGTGGCATACGAGGAACAATCCGCGTCCACCGTCTGCCCCGGTGGGGATGGAGGGAAGGGGGCTGGCGTGCCTGTCGAAGGGAGGTGGGATGTGCGGGTTCGCGTCCCACACGCTCACCCGCAGGCGTGCGCCGGGCAGGGCGCGGAGGCGGAGGGTCGCGGGGCCGGTGGAGTGCCGGTAGGCGTTGGTGACGAGTTCGGACGTCAACAGCTCAGCGGTGTCGGCAATGTGGGGCAGACCGTGCCCGGAGAGAACGGCTCGCAGGGTGGTGCGGGCGATGCGCGGGGCCAGTGGATCGTGCGGCAACTGGAGGGCGTACGCCCAAGATGCGGACGCTTCGGACTTCGACGGCGATACGGTGACCATGAACGCCTCCTGCGGTGGGGGTACTTGGGTTCGCTCGACGCCGCCCGGCCGGGCGGTGGCATATCGCGTGCGTTGCGGGCAGCGCGGGGCGCTTCCGGCTTACTGGCGGGGGGGAGTTGAGCGGCTTGGGACTCACCGTAGGCTGCAATCCATGTACGTTTTGCGGAATCCAGCAAAACCTACATGGATTTCCTTCGTGTGGGTGACCGCCCAACCAGGCGTACGGAACGGAGCGAGGACATGGCACCAAGGAGCGCCCGATCAGCGCGCCGCCGCCGCATCGGCATTGAGCTTCGCCGACTACGCGAACGGGCAGGCATGACCGCCGTCGA
Above is a genomic segment from Streptomyces sp. R21 containing:
- a CDS encoding succinic semialdehyde dehydrogenase yields the protein MKDSTDSQAATQAQTGTNPLAPAPAGARTAADVVTPELVAQLTKGVVGSGRTANHTPFTGEKLADLPESTPEDVATAFERARTAQVGWGATSVRERAAVLLRFHDLVLARQAEVLDLIQLETGKARLHAHEEVQAVAVAARHYGRRASAYLRPKRHAGAMPTLTRVTELRHPRGVVGQIAPWNYPLELSVGDALPAFVAGNAVVMKPDTETCLTALWARDLLIEAGLPAEVFQVVIGDGPVVGPELVKYADYVSFTGSTRTGREVAQGAAARLVGVSLELGGKNAMVVLADADIDKAAAGAVRACFSSAGQLCISIERLYVHESIADAFAERFAARTKAMRLGKSLSYGADMGSLVGDRQLETVTRHVEEAVAKGATVVAGGVARPDIGPYFFEPTILDGVEAPMAVCTEETFGPVVSLYRFKDEDEAVRLVNATPYGLNSSVWTKDGRRGREVAARLRTGTVNVNEGYAPAYGSVQSPMGGMKDSGLGRRHGSEGILKYTEAQTVAQQRLLPMAPSLGMDDEKYAAFMSRSLRLMKAFRFR
- a CDS encoding Uma2 family endonuclease — translated: MSERPTAIDAPPSGAFEDMLRIVEELDTPDGYKAELIRGKIVVSPWSKLRYLRPMRRLRTQVEAHAPQGHVTETSPFLFVFPPSGRGLGPDLFVADEAAFDAQGRHADGSALSLVAELTSDSTKDADWLDKLDTYGRVVPVYLVLDMQVEEVTAFWDPSEKGYRSRTTVPFGEPLHVPVPFDFELDTSGFAARPDAEEAGHKIGHGIGPEIVRE
- a CDS encoding ATP-binding protein, yielding MVTVSPSKSEASASWAYALQLPHDPLAPRIARTTLRAVLSGHGLPHIADTAELLTSELVTNAYRHSTGPATLRLRALPGARLRVSVWDANPHIPPPFDRHASPLPSIPTGADGGRGLFLVCHYADAWGGYPLGDDLFGQSGKLLWCELGPHPADGAAVA